The stretch of DNA GGATGTCGAGCGCCTGGAGAAAATCGTGGACCGCTGGGGACATATATTGCGCATTAAAAAAGAAGATATACATAAAGCAGATGCTTGGTTCGACAAATATGGTGTATGGACGATTTTCCTTTGCCGTTTCGTACCGGTGATCCGGAGCTTGATTTCCATACCAGCCGGTATGTCCAATATGAATTTCCCGCTATTCCTTATCTTTACGACATTAGGGACACTCATTTGGAATACAGTATTAGTATTGCTCGGTATGTGGCTCGGTGAATCCTGGACGACGGTGGAAACTTATCTCGGGTATTATCAGGATGTCGTCATCGTGATACTGGCGATCATCTTCGTCCTGTTCGTCATTTGGTTCATCAGAAGGAATAAAAAGAAAAAGTAGTCAGAGGAGTAGAGGCATGAGTATTATCGAATTCTTTTCGGCCTTGATCATGGGGCTGGTAGAAGGGCTGACAGAGTTTGCCCCGGTTTCATCCACCGGTCACTTGATCATCGTCGATGATATGTGGCTGAAGATCCATGAGTTATTCAATGAAGAAGTGGCAAATACGTTCATCATCGTCATTCAGCTTGGTTCCATCTTGGCTTCGGTCATTGTATTTTGGGACAAGTTCATGCAGATTCTCGGCATCCGCAAACTGCAAGGGAAAGAAGAGGCGATGCCTGGCAAGAAAAACAAATTCAATCTTGGTATTGTCATTGTCGGTTTGCTGCCTGCGGGTGTCCTTGGACTTTTGTTCGACGATCTGATTGATAAGTATCTATTCTCCGTATGGTACGTAATCGTAGCATTGGTCGTAGGTGCTTTCTTTATGATCTTTGCGGATAGGGTATCCTCAAAGAAGAGAGAAACCATCGATTCGCTGGATGACCTTACCTATAAAAAAGCCTTCCTGATCGGATTATTCCAGTGTATTTCCTTATGGCCTGGGTTCTCCCGTTCCGGAGCAACGATTTCCGGCGGTGTCATCCTTGGATTGAATCACCGGGTGGCATCTGACTTCACCTTCATCATGGCAGTGCCGATCATGGCTGGTGCAAGCCTTGTCTCATTACGCAATCATCTGCATGCGTTCACGCCTGATGTGATCCCGTTCTTTATCGTCGGATTCATCAGCGCTTTCATTTTTGCTTTGATTGCCATCCGTACTTTCTTGAAAATCATTTCCAAATATAAACTTGTTCCTTTTGCCTTCTACCGCATCGGGTTGGCGATTGTGATCGTGATCTTCTTGATCTTCAATGGATCCCTGTCTTGAGCAGGGGTCTTTTTTTTGGCTAGAAGTGCCTTTCATATTATGGCGCAAAAGACAGAAGCTAATGCAGAAAGGAGGAGGAGCATCATGAAAAAGCATCGCGTTGATGGAGGAATCCGGATTGATGAAACGTATCAGCCAGGCATGGAGGAAGGACTTACAGCCAGCCGCAACGAGCAGGAACCGAAAAAGAATCATGTGCGGGCCGATTATGAAGGCGATACAGGTGATGAGCATACGCTCGGGCATTACCGATGACAAGGCGTAATCGGATTTTGGTCCCGCAAGCACGGGAAGGTCTGGATGAGCTGAAGCACAAAATCATCCAGGAAGCCAACCAGCCATACAAAACAGAGCA from Terribacillus sp. FSL K6-0262 encodes:
- a CDS encoding DedA family protein — protein: MDNWITQFMEQFGYFAIVLLMAGENVFPPIPSEIILLFGGFLTTTSDSVTAVGVIIAATIGAVIGAIILYGIGLLLDVERLEKIVDRWGHILRIKKEDIHKADAWFDKYGVWTIFLCRFVPVIRSLISIPAGMSNMNFPLFLIFTTLGTLIWNTVLVLLGMWLGESWTTVETYLGYYQDVVIVILAIIFVLFVIWFIRRNKKKK
- a CDS encoding undecaprenyl-diphosphate phosphatase, which codes for MSIIEFFSALIMGLVEGLTEFAPVSSTGHLIIVDDMWLKIHELFNEEVANTFIIVIQLGSILASVIVFWDKFMQILGIRKLQGKEEAMPGKKNKFNLGIVIVGLLPAGVLGLLFDDLIDKYLFSVWYVIVALVVGAFFMIFADRVSSKKRETIDSLDDLTYKKAFLIGLFQCISLWPGFSRSGATISGGVILGLNHRVASDFTFIMAVPIMAGASLVSLRNHLHAFTPDVIPFFIVGFISAFIFALIAIRTFLKIISKYKLVPFAFYRIGLAIVIVIFLIFNGSLS